One Ranitomeya variabilis isolate aRanVar5 chromosome 4, aRanVar5.hap1, whole genome shotgun sequence genomic window, AGACAGCACACAAATTGCACACAGACCGCACGCATTCGGCACAAGGACAGCACACAGACCTCATGcagacagcacacagacagcacacagacctcatgcagacagcacacagacagcacacagacctcatgcagacagcacacagacagcacacagcaCATAGACAGCACACAGACCTCATGCAGACAGCACACAGACCTCATGCAGACAGCACACAGACCTCACGCAGACAGCACATACACCTCACACAGACAGCACATACACCTCATACAGACCTCACACAGACCGCACACAGACCGCACAGACCTCACACAGACCTCAGACAGACCACACACAGACCGCACACAGCACATAGACAGCACACAGACCTCATGCAGACAGCACACAGACCTCACACAGACAGCACATACACCTCACACAGACCTCACACAGACCGCACACAGACCGCACACAGACCGCACACAGCACATAGACAGCACACAGACCTCATGCAGACAGCACACAGATCGCATAgagacagcacacagacagcacacagaccgCACACAGACCGCACACAGACCGCACACAGACCGCACACAGCACATAGACAGCACACAGACCTCATGCAGACAGCACACAGATCGCACACAGCACATAGACAGCACACAGACCTCATGcagacagcacacagacagcacacagatcgCATAgagacagcacacagacagcacatagACCTCACACAGATAGCACACAGACCGCACACattcagcacacggacagcacacagacctcATGCAGACAGCACACAGACCTCACACAGACCGCACACAGCACATAGACAGCACACAGACCTCATGCacacagcacacagacagcacacagatcgcatacagacagcacacagacctCATGCAGACAGCACACAGACCTCACACAGACTAATGTTGAATGGCTACATTCACATGAACGATTTTATACCCAGACTGTGAAAAGAAATTGCTGATCCATTTTTGGATGAAACTTACCTATATTTTTCACTGGGAAAGCAAAAAGAAACTGATACTGTATGGACGACATTCGTATGGCATCCACTTTTAACAGATAAAATGTAATTATTAACAAAGGAAACTGTATTTGGCTTTGTATAATTTTTTAGTTATTAATGTATTAAAGCAGATGTcacacagatgccatacggatgataaAAAAGGACATGCAGATGGCAATATGGATGAAAAtagtttttttctggatgaaaaaatTCATGTGAATTTAGCCGTATGGACAGTGATATATAAGCACCATTATGGAGATGGTATTTGCTATGGGCCTTGCAGGCTGCTGGATTGAACTGGTTCTGTTTTGGGAACGTTTTTGATTGGAACTGTTTTACCAGAATTACATTGCTAAAGAATAAGTAGGCAGCAATTAATTTGCACTGTAGTGTGAGCACATTTATCTTTGACATAAAGTGGGCACTGAATACGAACTTGATGTTTATGATGCCAGATTTTCTGACAAGTAGCACTATTTCATGTACGGTACGGTATATTCTGGTCTTCTAAATGTTTTACTGAGGCTGTGTTTTACAATAGGAGAATACATTGttaataaaataaaaagcaaagcATTGCACGGAGTTAATTAAAGAGTAAACTTTTATTTTGATGTTCTTTTTCCATATATCACTAGAACACATTAAATTAAGAAACTTTGCAATAAATCTTATGAGAAaaatcagcttctttctcctcctggactgataattgattttcaaaattctcaattcacaagtACTATCTGTTTTCAGTGAATGAAGatctttccattactgagataggagatgacagttggtgctcataaagttctatgacgTCTGCCTAACActagctcctcccttctcctccccatacaattttaaaagcaccaactaccAGCTCCTATATCGGTAATGTGATAATCTGTCTTCAGTAAATACAAATTTCACCCATGAATTGATATTGCAGGATGAGTCCACGAAGTTTCTCTGATAAGATTTATTGCAATATTGATTGTTTTCAtgcgtactattgatttataaaattaaaatgacagttactctttTAACATATGCTCTAATATTGTATTAAATATTGTGAACTGTTGTGGCATCGATTTCCATTAAAGAGTAATATTCTGTACAATAAAGCCCAAAAATGTTTATTTTAGGGATGTTTTAAAGGAACACGCCAGGAAAAACTGATAAACTGTAATTTACCTAGTGAAGGACCTACAGGGGCACTGTTTTGTGAatctgtgtcatgctccaccccTGCAGGGTCTGCACCAGGCATATCATTGAGAGGGAGTATTACACAGGTATAAAGAGCACTACAGATGTATCGTGCATCACTCCTTTAGTCATTCTCCATGATTTCGATTTTCCTCAAGTGTTCCTTTAAGTGCTTGCATTTGAGTAATCACACTGCCAGCTGCTTTGCAAGTCCGTGAACGCAGGAGACAGATCCTATATGTACTGCAGACTGTCAATTAAACATTCACATATATCTTTAAGTATGGCACTGATGCTGTCATACACTATATATAAACTGCTTACTTTACCAGTGTGATATACTCCTACAATACTCCTTCCACCACCTGTTATTCCTTTTCTATTTTTCAGTTGAGCTTATTAATTTCCACCATAGCTTCGAAAGACTTTCCAGATACTAATCATCACATTGTTTCTCTCTCTTTAGGATGGCTTATTTCGTGACCTGTCAAACCTCACCCAGTTGTTTTTGTATGGAAACCAGTTGCAGTCCCTCCCAGCCAGTACTTTTTTTGGTCTCTCAAGCCTGGATCGTCTGTTGCTCCATAGTAACCGTCTTGTGACTATCTCCCCTGCAGCTTTTAGTGGCTTGAGCAGCCTCACCATTCTCTTCCTCTTCAATAACAGCCTGCCGTCCCTCTCCGGAGATTGTTTGCGCGCCCTACCCTCTTTGCAGTTTTTGCGTTTGAATGGAAACCCATGGCATTGTGACTGCAGCTGCCGATCACTGTGGGGTTGGTTTCGATCTTCCCCAGGAATCTCGAGCTCCCCAGTGACCTGTTCATCCCCACCAGCTTTTCGAGGAAGAGACCTGCGCTCTCTTGAGGAGCGGGATCTACGGTTCTGTAGCTCTCATAACCCTATCCCAACAGGAAATCTGTCAGGATTATCCTTCCCACCTAAACCATCCTCTTTCTATAGAGGTCAAGCCGGCCCAAGTGAGAATATCAATCAATGGGAAGGTAGGATAGAGGAAGAGGGAGAAAATATTGGTGACGAAAGGTTGAATGCAGGAGGAGATAGAGGTGGTCTAAGCCTTTTGCTTCTGTTGGCTTTGCTCATTGGGAAAATTGAAATAGACCTTTGACCTGTGTAAAGAGAATCCTCTCAACGATCATTACTTCATCTTCTGTAAACACTTTCTgacaaataaattatatatatttatctaaGTGTATGTGATGGTTTATTTTACTACAACTTATCTGGTCATCTTTGTGGTGATCATTCTCATGTGCTCCTCTAGCTCTGAAGTTCGGTAGAAATTAAGTACAGATGTGAGCACATCTCCATGTTTTGCTTCAAGGTCAATATGCTTTTGGTCAAGTTCTCAAATTTTCCATAACATTTCCATATTAATTAAAACACACAAAATTTAGGTTTTTGTTTAAGTTAATATTTCACGTAAATTTTTGTAGGTTGGGTGGGAAAAGGATGAGCACAAAATTGAATTAAGTATTTGTTGATCTACAGATGATGGCAGTAATTTAGCAAATAAGGTTGGAAGGATAAAGAGACTGACATGACGGGAGAAAAAAGTCCCAAAGCAAGTTGTGTTAAAAAAAACTGAATAAGAAGTTATAGATTATTCTCAAAGTAGCTGTCATTTTTATTTGTTGCAACTCATGTCTAAATGTTCATGCTACATACATTCCCTTAATCCCGGggagggcaattaattttcctgagggacCACATAAAAGATCGTGACTGTTGATAAGgaccaaaccaataggctgaaattaattctgctcaatattaacatgACTATATTttgcgtactataagacgcaccggaatataagacgtaccccaaattggggtggaaaataggaaaaacattttttcttaaataaaaaagtggtgcatcttatagtcagttTTACAAGTAGCTTACTGGGCTGTCGGAGGCagtggagtggggtcacaggaggaAGGATCGCTGCTTCAGGAGGCCAGCATCGggggtggggcgatgctgcggtgcCTGAGCACTCATTAGATATCAGCATCGGTGAGCGGAATGTAGGAGTCAGTGTGGGGCCTCACACTCTATATAGGGgtatatgtggggctcatgctgcatataggagGCTAGGTGGTGCCTCACGCTGTGTATCAGagactatgtggggcacatgctgtatatcaaaggctatgtggggcacatactgtatat contains:
- the RTN4RL2 gene encoding reticulon-4 receptor-like 2 — translated: MRRDCKIPLRGSLQYLLGFLLLLPLSLSYPFSLSPCPSLCTCYPSPPTASCQSHNLSRVPSPLPSQARRVFLQNNQISALGPGLFSPFTSVLWLFSNRISVLRPGTFQGLEHLEELDLGKNPNLPPLQPDTFSGLSSLLSLHLYQCSIHRLPSELFRGLFSLRYLYLQHNRLTGLPDGLFRDLSNLTQLFLYGNQLQSLPASTFFGLSSLDRLLLHSNRLVTISPAAFSGLSSLTILFLFNNSLPSLSGDCLRALPSLQFLRLNGNPWHCDCSCRSLWGWFRSSPGISSSPVTCSSPPAFRGRDLRSLEERDLRFCSSHNPIPTGNLSGLSFPPKPSSFYRGQAGPSENINQWEGRIEEEGENIGDERLNAGGDRGGLSLLLLLALLIGKIEIDL